A genomic segment from Peromyscus maniculatus bairdii isolate BWxNUB_F1_BW_parent chromosome 11, HU_Pman_BW_mat_3.1, whole genome shotgun sequence encodes:
- the Ccdc185 gene encoding coiled-coil domain-containing protein 185 has product MAGFHLFSPRSYGELGEPSPGRKREFSARLGWPESSVSSWARTPGAETETETRVPGIHQKCSPTGRPRRRGYIASPRESHSLTHVARRPSDRARKHRSVSRRLEEACGEAPTKSGSTWQQLQQPDQPYPRYSEGPGDSSPPYPGGAFSPQSAGTLLLEKTHNRDRWAVPVCRPVDLWSPSSVLTDKSSVHSPEFEKQPTCVCTQKRGSGDRTESLAHQYSQPSASCKETSSQHAQVLKSKLDEAVISSRDQKIVALVLSRLKKAQKMRELQQQAAVAWEELKRSDQKVHLTLERERRLLLQQSQEQWQGLKELHKPRRGHEQLHQGREQPGPRRDHQAKSTIQSESESGWRVPPDNPENHRGLDKLDRVQTQAEHLKQCQVQRLREQERVLQSLRDLNRLQLRKRLEAACLKRQQHLAESQKKVQESNLSSLVNFQARKVLMDCQAKAEELLRKLSLEQSSQYPPDIQESLAKERHREQQGKAKREAEQPQRVRWRAEEAEEQRQVSKRILAELAEQKIRQARGQAPKTTSDRAQHLEELNILREKNHQILKLKAEKEEKSHIEGIKEAIKKKEQRAQQMARGKDPIFQEFQKVSPASKADRCFDHVAAETPLPMHQPSGNY; this is encoded by the coding sequence ATGGCCGGCTTCCACCTCTTCTCCCCACGGTCCTATGGGGAGCTTGGGGAGCCCTCGCCCGGTAGAAAGCGGGAGTTCTCAGCACGGCTGGGCTGGCCTGAGTCATCCGTGAGTTCCTGGGCCCGGACTCCCGGCGCTGAGACCGAGACCGAGACCCGGGTGCCCGGGATACACCAGAAATGTTCGCCCACGGGGCGGCCCCGCCGGCGTGGCTATATCGCCTCTCCACGAGAAAGCCACAGTTTGACACATGTGGCCCGGAGACCCTCGGACCGCGCCAGGAAGCACAGGTCCGTCAGCCGGCGCCTGGAAGAAGCCTGCGGGGAGGCACCGACCAAGTCCGGCAGCAcctggcagcagctgcagcagccgGATCAGCCCTACCCGCGCTACTCTGAAGGCCCAGGAGATTCGTCCCCGCCATACCCCGGGGGAGCTTTcagcccccagagtgctgggactttGCTTTTAGAAAAGACACACAACAGAGACCGGTGGGCAGTGCCGGTGTGCAGACCTGTAGATCTCTGGTCCCCTTCCTCGGTTCTCACGGACAAGTCCTCGGTGCACTCCCCAGAGTTCGAGAAGCAACCCACTTGTGTGTGCACCCAGAAGAGGGGTAGTGGTGACCGGACTGAGTCCTTAGCCCACCAGTACTCCCAGCCCTCCGCCTCCTGCAAAGAGACGAGTAGCCAGCACGCTCAGGTCCTCAAGAGCAAGCTGGACGAAGCGGTGATATCCTCCAGGGACCAGAAGATCGTGGCCCTGGTGCTGAGCCGGCTCAAGAAGGCCCAGAAGATGCGAGAGCTGCAGCAACAGGCCGCAGTCGCCTGGGAGGAGCTGAAGCGCTCAGACCAGAAAGTCCACCTGACCCTGGAGAGAGAGCGcaggctgctgctgcagcagagCCAGGAGCAGTGGCAAGGACTGAAGGAACTGCACAAGCCACGGAGGGGCCATGAGCAGCTTCACCAGGGCCGGGAGCAGCCGGGCCCGCGGCGTGACCATCAGGCGAAGAGCACTATCCAGTCGGAGAGCGAGAGTGGGTGGCGGGTGCCACCTGACAACCCAGAGAACCACCGAGGCCTGGACAAGCTAGACAGGGTGCAAACACAAGCCGAGCACCTCAAACAGTGTCAAGTGCAGCGTCTGCGCGAGCAGGAGAGGGTGCTGCAGAGTCTGCGGGACCTGAACCGGCTGCAGCTGCGGAAGAGGCTGGAGGCAGCCTGTCTTAAGAGGCAGCAGCACCTGGCGGAGAGCCAGAAGAAGGTTCAGGAAAGCAACCTAAGCTCACTCGTCAACTTCCAGGCACGCAAGGTTCTCATGGACTGCCAGGCCAAGGCGGAGGAACTCCTCAGGAAGCTGTCGCTGGAGCAGAGTTCCCAGTATCCCCCGGACATCCAAGAAAGTCTGGCTAAGGAGAGGCACCGGGAGCAGCAGGGGAAGGCAAAAAGGGAGGCAGAGCAGCCTCAGCGAGTGAGGTGGCGTgcggaggaggcagaggagcagcGCCAGGTGAGCAAGCGGATCCTGGCCGAGCTGGCAGAGCAGAAGATCAGGCAGGCCAGGGGTCAGGCGCCCAAAACCACCAGCGACAGGGCGCAGCACCTGGAGGAGCTGAACATCCTGCGTGAAAAGAACCATCAGATCTTGAAGCTGAAAgcggagaaggaggagaagagtcaCATTGAGGGCATCAAGGAAGCCATCAAGAAGAAGGAACAGAGGGCCCAGCAGATGGCCAGAGGGAAAGACCCCATCTTCCAGGAGTTCCAGAAGGTTTCCCCAGCCTCCAAGGCAGACCGCTGCTTTGACCACGTGGCAGCAGAGACCCCGCTGCCCATGCACCAGCCCAGTGGAAACTACTGA